Sequence from the Nerophis lumbriciformis linkage group LG34, RoL_Nlum_v2.1, whole genome shotgun sequence genome:
tattatttatttatcaaattaAATGACTGCTTGGAATAGACAACATCCAGCCATAAGAGGGCAGTATAGCTAAAAGAAAGACCTAACGACACACGCCAACCAATGAACAATTGAAGTTGAAAATCCTAACTACCtattaaaaattcaaaaaacaagttatttccttttcaatatttaaatgttatataaaggggaactgcacttttaaaaaatgttgcctatttttcataatcattatgagagaaaagaacacgtcttttttttgttaggattctaaagattaaaaaatacacttgcaaaatgcggctaatgggagtcaccgttttaACCTTCAAAGCCctgtaaaacaactttaaaaccctttatcaacattttatatacacgctgcaagtatatatagtacataatataataatatgtaatatgtaaaatagtTCCCTATTTCTTTCCTCGGCGCATCTATTTCTGTCCCCATAGAAATGCACTTCcggcttccggcaacaaatgtgtgttcctactttcagaaacaattgtgtgttttttttctaataatggcagacttggtaacatacaacaaagacaactattttttaACATATAAGGATTCACAActgtatctttttgaagctgaatatacagaggatgaactgctgcttgtcgaagcgagcacaaagtgagggtgaaacgttggaacagacagaagccgagagagtgtgGTTGGCGTGACTTGAggatgtaaatgtggaacttggagccaagctatgccgacagaAATGGCATTCTTagacaaaatcaactggaaaaatgTCCCCGGCTAGCTGGAACAAGATTACAACTGTCCATAAAGTgaatcactataatattgattatGATACATGTAGCACGTCATTCTTGTTTTTCCAACTACATACGCTGTATAGCTAGCTGTgtataaacaaaacatgaaatgttggctaatactttacaggtactgtaatatgattgttcatgttttaagtcagtacaaattggtgtcctaacgcgttgtgttgtgcattacaaactcaaaatccATTCAGCTGCTGACACAGTAGCTAGGTCATGGCTAATACCGCAGCCTGCCGTCAGGGCGATATGTTAGTACaatagaaaaaaagttcctcagtgttcgttcTTACAAAAACAATATTGCTGTAGCGTTGTTAGTATACAGGTTACGGAGcgaaaattaagtattgttggtgtttttcgGATTAGAGGCAGAATAGATTGATCTCATTAGCTGCTTTGCAAGCAACCTAGAAGgagccgattattacaaattagaatgcaaaaaaaaaaaaaaaaagtttttcttcttgtctctcataaggattttgaacgataggcaaagttccaaaaaagtgcagttctcctttaaaagtGTTATCTTCTATTCAAATGATAAGCCACTAGGAGGCAGTATAGCTGCAACATATACATTTGTAATAACTTTGTAATGCAACcacaaataatataaatagttgATGGAGCCTGAAACGACCCACTGTTTTATGCAACATAACTTCTTTAACAAAttaaatcatcaatcaatcaatcaaagtttatttatatagccctaaatcacagtgtctcaaagggctgctgcACAaggcacaatgacatcctcggctcagatcccacatcaggggaagaaaaaactcaacccaatgggctacaatgagaaaccttggaggggaccgcagatgtggggacccccctccccgggcgaccggtgcaatggacgtcgagtggatctagttaatagtgtgagagtccagtcaatagtggggccagtaggaaatcatcttgagtggagacaagtcagcagcgcagagacgtccccaactgatgcacagatgagtggtccaccccaggtcccgactttgaacagctagcgcgtcatctatgGTCACCTAATCTGTGTGTCCCCCCTCTcctcagagcagaaaagagacggcagatcaactggtctaaaaggggggtctatttaaaggctagagtatacaaatgagttttaagatgggacttaaatacttCTACTTATGTTATTAAACTTATGTTTATTCCATCTCTTACTTTGAACAAGTGCACTCTGCTAatctatatgaatataaatatttcaCCTTCATTTTCAAGCAGGTGATAAAAGCACTCGTTCATTTTTAATGACGTGCATTTCGGAGGGTCAGAGTGCTTGACGGACCGTTAAGGAAAGAAATGGTGATGTCTGGAGCAGATTGATGGCGAGCAGCTGAGTCAGCATAAGTGATTTCTACAGCTTTATAACCTATTcttaatttatttcaaatattgACGCAAAAATTCCATCTTTTCATGCTAATCAGCAAAAGTAGAACATTTAGAACGGAAGTCGTCTGCGTGCTAACATAAAGAGAACTGATGTTTTGTGTACAGAGCTTTTGAATGATGACTACCGTTGTGGTGCCGTGAAACAACCTGAAGAGACAAAAGCAAAGCATCATTCTGTGAAATTGTGTACGGGAAAAAAGATTGAACCTCACAACCTAAGGTTTGGTCTTTGAACAGAAAACATCCATATCTTATATTCTTGCGAGGATTTAGGAGCATCAGCAAATGAGCCTGAAGAAGAAACCAGTGCCACTTCCTCTGAGTCCAATCTATTCTAAGCGGTCCCTAGAGACAAAGACCTGATTATCATCATTAGACAATCTCTAATTTAGGTGACCTCAACACAGCAAGATAGATTTCACCTAAGTGTCGTACCTCTGCAATCCTGTATTTTTAAGACTCTTAATAGACACCATTGAGTGTTGCTCATTTGACTGACTAAATACCTTAccttaaattaaacattttttcacaAGATACTACTCAGAGGCAAGCAGCCAAAATGTAGGTACAAGCACTTAAAATGAGAGGAGCCAGAGCAGTTGGCTCAGGATGCCTTGGGGAAGAGACTATGGCACAACTGGCTTGTGAATGCCTTGTGATTCCCCGAGAGAAGCTGGACAAAGTAGTCAGGAAGATGGAAGTCTGGCTGTCTttcctttaatcaagtgattggaTGGAGTCgtaccagtttgagaatcactgctctaatcaggcatgtgatttgaacttaatgaaaaagactgacaaGCCGAGGGGTCTGGGGGTcctggtggggggacaagggAAGCTCCTGTTTTTTCAacaattgaacatgcaaaaattagccaaaaaagttTGTGTTAAAAGAATTGAAAAATGATCAACAGTTTACATAAGTACATACCCCATTaatccaaatgaatcactatgtctgtttcagtcactatgttatttagccactacagtaattacaacttgtgttcacatccataggaaccacatgggttagcctactctatttacaaccttactcgtgttcacttcacagccacagatggttcatctagttatttacgTATTAATTTGGTTCATTCCcacattactttggcatttttgctatgatggctctgacatgagacttcctggcaaatttctgagcagcttgcattttcctttttgtttctgctttagtggattctgCATTGGATTTTATAGCAAATTTCTGTCTCTttgactccctctccacttctaactgaTCCAaatgtaaaactcataaagagtacaaacacattttattctattagctaacttcctttacctgaatagccatttgtgatttatagcatgaaataacagATATCTTGCAATCAAGtatatgtttcaaaatgattcaacttttcaatgtcaaaatataaacagtagaaatagTGAACATGTTAGCTACTGCCTTGTTCTAAAACACCGATGAAAATGAaatttagcatttagacaggctatactgtagcaaaagtcatcacaagtctgccacaatcatgtgtgttcttaaatgtgttttccacgtcttccatgtcgagagcagttttgatttgggcttacatggtaaacaactcaaattaatgttttgggcattgttttatccagtcgcatacatttgtccaactgtggccaagtagacacattgtgggtttcctagacatcgtctacatcgctaaaagaaaaatctagggaagagaatccctctgccatcttccactagtttttttaatatataaatcagccccttgaatattccctcttgtCGTCATTTGGAATGTGTGTGTCTATTGTGATTCCCCTTCCTGTTTCGATGACCCGCTCtaacttgcctctgattggcctgtccctaatgttttgccgtAATCTTaaacaatcgtgactcatcatagtaaaccaaccaaccaatcacggatgttcttatacgtaaaccaaccaatcattgatTTTTCCCGTATATTTTGTTCCCTGCCCGAGGAGTTGTACAAGTCCAGTTCTCTCGTCTCCCTCTTTCTtcttttgtagcatgtagcttagctaaccACTACATGGGtcaaaaaatagctaagctatggaaatggcttcttgtttaatggaaaaccgtagttgtttaCCACCGCAGCCGTAAACCGGAATGGAtgatcaaaaaccgtactcattacgggaaaaccgtagttgttggctggtatggcaaagagacggatcaagatttttacacacattgtaggtcggataaaacgaagaaaaacggaaaatatttttttatatttttaagagACGGATTTCCGACTCCAGACAGAAAAATCACATGCTTGTCTAATGAATATAAAACAATTAACTCACAAATTTAGTTTAGAGTCATGTCAGAATTTTCAAGCTACATAACTAGCTTGAAACTAGGCTAGGCTAACTAATCATCGATGAAAGCACTTGTCTAGCATTGGAATGCGTCCACTCAAAAGAAACAACCAAGTCGGAGTGCTTGGACGCAGATATTTACGACATGAATGTTTCCAGGAAATACTGCTAAAGGAGCTCACAGAACGACAGAAGCAAATATCACGACAACAAAAAGAGATATCAAACCAAAGTAAATATCTACAGGATTACTTGTCAGAGAATTGGTAAAGCATAAAAATAATTAACAGAGAAATAAGAGAACGGAGTTGAGTACTAAGGTTCTCCAAAATGCTTTCAATAGGCTAAGATTGTAAACAAGCACGTAATGCCAGCAAGTGCCAAGTTGGAAGGAATTCAACAAATGTTGGTCAGATAAATAACTCAACTTTAAGACAAACAGGTGTTAAGGAAGCCAAAGATCCAACATTCATCTTTATTTCGAACAGTCAGTAAAACAGGCAATATGAAGAAAAGTTCATAAAGATTTAGTTTGAAAAGGCTTTCTGTATAGAGGATGCAAAAGAGACAATAGTAATATAGAATAGTAGCAATTAAGGTCACTGTAAACGAACGTAACTCTTGCAGAGTTCGTGGTCCCTGATATCACCCCAGCCCCCGTTTTTCACATGCGGGGCCACCCCTCCGGCCCCGTTGGACGGAAGTCTCTTGGTAATCAGGAGGTTCTTGGGGAACAACTGGTTCCCGCTGGTCTGCAGGATATTTTCTATCTTGGTTTTCTGGCCAGCCGGCATGCAGGTGGTCTTCTTGTGGTGCATGCCGCAATCCCCTGCGTGGAAAATCCGTGGTGCCTCGCTGACCATGACCTTCCAGTAAGAAGGCAAGCAGGACACGGTCAGGTGCTGCAAGGACCAGTCCCAGTTGTAGTCATCGTAGGTGCAGAACGTGTCCGTGCACCGGAGGAGCTTCTGGTAGGTCTCCCGACTCAGAGCCATGCCCATGTTGTGCTCCGTGGACTTCCACGCCTTTACTTCCACCTTGTTGGCTTTGCTGGAGTAGCCGATGTGACTGTAGCTGCCCAGCGACAGGATGTCGCAGTCACTACACTGCTCCCTTTTCAGGGAAGACATCAGCCTCAGCACATGGATAAAATCCGGAGACAGAAAGTGGTCCTCCTCAATCAGCAGGACCAGACCTTTATAGTCCTTAAGGACATGAACTCTGTCCCACACAAAGTGCAACTTCCACCACCAGTGGTGCTTGGTCTGGGAGAACTTGGCCTCACGATAGTGTCCGAACGAGTCGGGGTACTCTGCGTTGATGCATCCCAGTTTTAGGGCGTCCTTTTTTGGAATGTCTCTGGGACAGTCATTGGGGTCGTTACCGGGGAACTCCTGCGGGTACAACTGGATGCTGAATGGGAAGAAAATCTGAAGAACCTGACAGAAGTCGACTGAGCTGACCACTTTGTTGATCTCAGCAGACCAGTAGTCATGGCTGAATATCAGCAGTATGCCTTCCACACCTCTGGCCTTTCGCAAGCTGTCCACCAGCAGCTTGAGATAATCTGGTCTGTTGTGGACTTGCACCACCACAACCAGGTCGTCCTTCTGCCGTGCTGCCTTAAACTTCTCATTTCTTATGGTCTGGTCAAAGTTAAGCTGGAAGACAATGCTGCGGTAGACCAAGGTAGAGTTGTCCACATTGGGTTTGTTTTCTTTATCTTTTGATCTTTCAGGGAGCGACTCATTTGTTTGGACAACCGGAAGTGGAACGGGTGTTCGGCTAACGGAAGGTGTGGCTGGTAACTGGATATGATCGTTAGGGCTGCTGCTAATGCCGTTACTTCTCTTTACTGCCACCGCTTCCTTCGGTAAAGAGTCGTTTTTCTTCTGTCGTCCACTGCTCCAGAAGGCTAGGCCGCAAATGACAACCACCACAGTCACTATCACCACCTTCCTCTTGTAGATTCGGAATCTCATGATAAAAAGGTCTGATCTCTTGAATTTTAGCAATAACTTGAAAAGCAAACAGTTGCAGTGATCAAAAAGGCGCTAGGAGGAGGCTAATTGCTGGACACATGGATCCTGCTCCACTGCCGCTGGTGGGTGGGGGAATATTCCATAAGGCATGACAGGTGCTGGAAGGCAGCAAGGTTGCACTGATTGTGAACTGCCTGAATGGAAAACAAACCAACACATAAagtttatatgtatatgaaacGAAATACGGACAAGTCATATTAGGGCTGAGTGATATGGCAAAAAAAGTATCACAATGAATTTTTTCATATCATCTGATCTCAattatattttgtatttcttATTAAAGTGCAGGATTAAACTGTTTATTACTGctgtatcttgtaacagacatttccaccAAGTTTGATTGAAGTAATATAAGCTAACAGCTGATAACTGCCATTTTGTTCGTATCTAAGATTGTGTTTACTCAGGAGCGTAGGAACGAGTTCAACATTgggatacacacgcacacacatgcacattagGTGGAATCTCGATTGATGAACACCTTTATTTGCAACCTTTTTGGTTTAAAAACCTTTACATcgtgccaaatatgcctctgtgtgcaaaTCGTGTCTCGGCatacgaacgcttcattcattcattcattcattttgcaagacggcgtggcgcagtgggagagtggccgtgcgcaacccgaggggccctggttcaatccccacctagtaccaacctcgtcatgtccgttgtgtcctgagcaagacacttcacccttgctccggatgggtgctggttagcgccttgcatggcagctccctccatcagtgtgtgaatgtgtgtgtgaatgggtaaatgtggaagtattgtcaaagcgctttgagtaccttgaaggtagaaaagcgctatacaagtacaacccatttatttatttacc
This genomic interval carries:
- the mgat2 gene encoding alpha-1,6-mannosyl-glycoprotein 2-beta-N-acetylglucosaminyltransferase, which codes for MRFRIYKRKVVIVTVVVVICGLAFWSSGRQKKNDSLPKEAVAVKRSNGISSSPNDHIQLPATPSVSRTPVPLPVVQTNESLPERSKDKENKPNVDNSTLVYRSIVFQLNFDQTIRNEKFKAARQKDDLVVVVQVHNRPDYLKLLVDSLRKARGVEGILLIFSHDYWSAEINKVVSSVDFCQVLQIFFPFSIQLYPQEFPGNDPNDCPRDIPKKDALKLGCINAEYPDSFGHYREAKFSQTKHHWWWKLHFVWDRVHVLKDYKGLVLLIEEDHFLSPDFIHVLRLMSSLKREQCSDCDILSLGSYSHIGYSSKANKVEVKAWKSTEHNMGMALSRETYQKLLRCTDTFCTYDDYNWDWSLQHLTVSCLPSYWKVMVSEAPRIFHAGDCGMHHKKTTCMPAGQKTKIENILQTSGNQLFPKNLLITKRLPSNGAGGVAPHVKNGGWGDIRDHELCKSYVRLQ